Proteins co-encoded in one Capnocytophaga ochracea DSM 7271 genomic window:
- a CDS encoding NADP-dependent glyceraldehyde-3-phosphate dehydrogenase, whose amino-acid sequence MNIPEQFQVKPFRQDTYLIDGELREWKGEFTNIYSTISSTEKYERTLLGSVPSLGKADALEALHSATEAYNKGKGLWPTMKVKDRISAMLKFVKQMEKQRDEVVKLMMWEIGKNLDDSHKEFDRTVEYIYDTINAYKELDNESSKFVQRDGVYALIRRGPLGVVLCLGPYNYPLNETFALIIPALIMGNTVIFKPAKHGVLLFTPLLEAFQNSFPRGVINILYGRGRTVAPPIMESGKVDVLALIGNSKTAIALQDQHPKKNRLRLVFGLEAKNPGVILPDANLDLAVNECVKGALSFNGQRCTALKILYVHAKIKDEFLKRFAEKVDALKFGNPWDEKVALTPLPEVDKPAFLQELIDDALAKGATIQNKKGGQRTDNFIFPAVLYPVTKEMRVYNEEQFGPLIPVKPFSNINEIIDEISDSKYGQQISLFGEDPHELSPLIDMLVNMLCRVNLNSLCQRGPDVFPFTGRKDSAVGTLSVHDALRSFSIRTFVSFQNNDYNDRIVENLLRTGASNFINTDFIL is encoded by the coding sequence ATGAATATACCAGAACAATTTCAAGTAAAACCCTTTCGCCAAGACACTTACCTTATCGATGGCGAACTCCGTGAGTGGAAAGGTGAGTTCACCAATATCTATTCCACTATTTCTTCTACTGAAAAGTATGAACGCACCCTCTTGGGTAGCGTGCCTTCGTTAGGCAAAGCTGATGCTTTAGAAGCCCTTCATTCGGCTACTGAGGCTTATAACAAAGGTAAAGGTTTGTGGCCTACAATGAAAGTAAAAGACCGCATCTCCGCAATGCTCAAGTTTGTAAAACAAATGGAAAAGCAACGCGATGAGGTCGTAAAACTGATGATGTGGGAAATCGGCAAAAACCTGGACGACTCGCATAAGGAATTTGACCGTACCGTAGAGTACATCTACGACACTATCAATGCTTATAAGGAACTCGATAACGAGTCGTCTAAATTCGTACAACGCGATGGAGTCTATGCCCTCATTCGTCGTGGCCCCTTAGGAGTTGTACTCTGTTTAGGCCCTTATAACTACCCACTGAATGAAACCTTTGCACTGATTATCCCTGCACTTATTATGGGCAACACAGTGATTTTTAAGCCCGCTAAACACGGGGTATTACTCTTCACGCCTCTATTGGAAGCCTTCCAAAACTCCTTCCCTCGTGGGGTGATCAATATTCTTTACGGACGCGGTCGCACCGTTGCACCACCCATTATGGAGAGTGGTAAGGTAGATGTATTGGCACTCATAGGCAACAGCAAGACAGCTATTGCACTGCAAGACCAGCACCCTAAGAAAAACCGCTTGCGCCTTGTCTTTGGGTTGGAAGCTAAAAACCCTGGGGTAATACTTCCTGACGCCAATCTTGATTTGGCAGTAAACGAATGCGTGAAAGGAGCTTTGTCTTTCAACGGACAGCGTTGTACAGCTCTAAAAATCCTCTACGTACACGCCAAGATTAAAGATGAGTTTCTCAAGCGTTTTGCCGAAAAGGTCGATGCGCTGAAGTTTGGTAATCCGTGGGACGAAAAAGTAGCTCTCACTCCCCTACCTGAGGTCGATAAACCTGCTTTCTTACAAGAACTCATAGATGATGCTCTTGCCAAAGGCGCTACTATTCAGAATAAAAAAGGTGGTCAGCGCACTGATAACTTCATTTTCCCCGCGGTACTTTATCCCGTTACCAAGGAAATGCGAGTGTATAACGAAGAGCAGTTTGGGCCTCTTATTCCAGTAAAACCGTTCTCCAATATCAACGAGATTATAGATGAGATTTCCGATTCTAAATACGGACAGCAAATCAGTCTGTTTGGCGAAGACCCACACGAGCTCTCTCCTCTCATCGATATGTTGGTGAATATGCTCTGCCGTGTGAACCTCAACAGCTTGTGTCAGCGAGGCCCCGATGTATTCCCTTTCACTGGTAGAAAAGACTCTGCTGTGGGTACCCTAAGCGTACACGATGCCTTACGCTCGTTCTCTATCCGCACTTTTGTATCGTTCCAAAACAACGACTACAACGACAGAATAGTAGAGAACCTCCTCCGCACCGGCGCTTCTAACTTCATCAACACCGATTTCATTTTATAA
- a CDS encoding CAL67264 family membrane protein, translating to MNKNAVLGWATLIMIVVGLGLIALGAFKYNEVAGFGFGAVGIGFFAIAWVFNALKGRV from the coding sequence ATGAATAAAAATGCTGTATTAGGGTGGGCAACCCTCATAATGATAGTAGTAGGCTTAGGGCTTATCGCTTTAGGAGCCTTTAAATACAACGAAGTAGCAGGCTTTGGATTCGGAGCAGTAGGCATCGGCTTTTTTGCTATTGCTTGGGTATTCAACGCCCTCAAAGGAAGAGTATGA